In a single window of the Populus alba chromosome 16, ASM523922v2, whole genome shotgun sequence genome:
- the LOC118052124 gene encoding polygalacturonase inhibitor, producing the protein MKTLFLSLVISTLLSLSLSKELCNSQDKKVLLQIKKHFGDPYLLASWQSDTDCCKAWYQVECDSTSNRIISLTIFAGNLSGQIPAAVGDLPYLQTLVFRKLTDVTGPIQPAIAKLVHLNFLRLDRLNLTGTVPGFLSKLQKLTFLDLSFNGLSGSIPSSLALLPNLDALHLDRNRLTGSIPESFGTFKGSVPGLYLSHNQLTGEIPASLGNIGFNVIDLSRNKLVGDASMLFGLNKTTQNVYLSRNILKFNLSNVVFPSGLENLDISHNKIFGSIPPQMTQIPLQSLNMSYNRLCGQIPVGGKLQSFDYSTYFHNRCLCGVPLENCK; encoded by the coding sequence ATGAAAACCCTTTTCCTTTCCCTTGTCATTTCCACTCTTCTTTCACTCTCCCTCTCAAAAGAACTTTGCAATTCCCAGGACAAAAAGGTTCTCctacaaatcaaaaaacattttggagATCCATACCTCTTAGCTTCATGGCAATCGGACACTGATTGCTGCAAAGCTTGGTACCAAGTTGAGTGTGATTCCACCTCCAACCGCATCATTTCTCTAACAATTTTTGCTGGCAACCTTTCTGGCCAAATCCCTGCTGCTGTTGGGGACTTGCCCTATCTCCAGACCCTTGTATTCCGCAAGCTGACAGATGTTACAGGCCCCATACAACCTGCCATTGCCAAGCTCGTACACTTAAATTTTCTCAGACTTGACCGGCTAAATCTCACCGGGACAGTACCTGGCTTTCTTAGCAAACTCCAGAAGCTCACATTCTTGGACTTGTCTTTTAACGGCCTCTCTGGATCAATACCGAGCTCACTAGCTCTGCTGCCAAATCTTGATGCTCTTCACTTGGACAGGAACAGGCTGACAGGTTCAATCCCAGAATCATTTGGGACATTTAAAGGCAGCGTACCGGGTCTTTACCTGTCTCACAACCAGCTTACCGGTGAAATCCCTGCATCATTAGGGAACATAGGCTTCAACGTCATTGATTTATCACGCAACAAGCTTGTTGGTGATGCTTCCATGCTATTTGGGCTGAACAAAACTACTCAAAATGTGTATCTCTCTAGGAATATATTGAAATTCAATTTGTCAAATGTGGTGTTTCCAAGTGGCTTGGAAAATCTGGACATTAGTCACAACAAGATTTTCGGAAGCATACCTCCACAGATGACTCAGATACCTTTGCAGTCCCTGAACATGAGTTACAACAGGCTGTGTGGCCAGATTCCTGTAGGTGGTAAGCTGCAGAGCTTTGATTACTCCACATATTTCCATAATAGGTGCTTGTGCGGGGTTCCCCTTGAAAACTGCAAATAG